The sequence below is a genomic window from Lycium ferocissimum isolate CSIRO_LF1 chromosome 9, AGI_CSIRO_Lferr_CH_V1, whole genome shotgun sequence.
TGCCCTTCACGTAGCTTCAATCAAAGGGTACCCAGAGATTGTGAAGTTGTTGTTGGTAGTGAATCCTGAAATGTGTCTGGCTCGTGATCGCGATGGTAGAAATCCTCTCCATCTCGCAGCCATCAAAGGTCGAGTTGAGGTCATTAAAGAACTGATTCAAACGAGCCATCTTGCAGCTTCGCAGACGACCAATCGTGGTGAAAGCATTCTGCATTTGTGTGTGAAGCATAATCAGCTGGAGGCTTTGAAGCTGCTGATGGAAGTGATATCAGATTATCAACTCCTGAATGCAAGAGATGGAGATGGCTATACCATTCTACATTTGGCTGTTTCTGATAAGCAAATTGAGGTAAGTTCCATGTCCTTTGCTTTAGAAATTTACTAATTAATCTAGCATTCCATAACTAAACTTGACAAGAAGAGAACTAATAAGGGCAATTGGGCCTGTTGAGTCAAATTTGGGGGTCAAAATGGATCATAAATCATGATCTAACCCACTCGAAGTTTACTTGGGTTAAAATGACTTGGAAAAGCGGTTCATAATCCGATCTTCAAAAATGACCAAACTTCcccttcctttttattttctttttgaaaaaaaaataatatgaaagATGACGTATTTTCTTAAATTGTTAACTTAAATCCATCCAAATTTGATTTTGTATGTTCTGGATGGCATGTTGAACCGTCAGGTTTCACTATTTTGACCCAATAATTTGATGTACCATTAGGGGTTAAACCCTGGTCAAGTTAACAAATGGGTCATAATCCAAACCCACTTGAATGTGTTACTAAAAGTGAACTGATTTTGCTAAAGAAAAGACTATTAAGAGTTGGttcatatttgatcatttaaagATTGGACAGCTTGATTGCTAGCATAGGAAAACACATTCGCATGATACgttaaaataaagttattaatgtTTCATGTTAACACTTGCAGACTGTTACATATCTCCTAAGGAACAATCAGATTGAGGTGAACCTACAGGATGACAATGGAAACACAGCACTAGACATTTTAGCACAAAGCCGGAGAGACATGATTGATCTGCAAATTGGAGACACTCTCCGTGAAGCTGGAGGCTTAAGAGCCAAGGACATTCCATCACCCAACAcccaaaattttgccaaatttCCTAACAAGAAATCTTCAATTCATCAGTCTCACGACATGGCAGGCGATTGGCTTTCCAAGAAACGCGATGCAATAATGGTGGTGGCATCGCTTATTGCAACTATGGCATTTCAAGCGGGAATGAACCCTCCAGGAGGTTTCTGGCAAGGCAATGAGGACGTCGATTCTCAAGGAAACACCCTACAAATGCCACACAAAGCAGGGGAAGCAGTAATGGCATATAGTCATCCCAAATCCTATCGATACTTTATCCGTGTCAACAGCACAGCCTTTGTTGCTTCTCTTAGCACAATACTGCTGCTGATAAGTGGATTGCCCTTCAGGAAAAAGCTCTTCATGTGGTCTTTGATGGTTATCATGTGGTTGACAGTAACCTCTACAGCACTCACTTATGGCATATCAATTTACATCGTCACGCCAAAGAAGGATAGAGAACATCTTGGTCAGGTTATTGAAGTTGCTGTTACAGTGTGGTGCTTTGTAATGGCATTACTTTTGCTCGGAAACACAATTCGTTTGGCCTATAAATGGATGAGAAAGAGGCATCAATCAGAAAAATTCGAGCGAAGAGAATCTTCCAATTTAGTTCATGTCAATGTTTGAGAAATTGCTTTTAAAGCgtgatatgattattatatcgTTTTAGTTAACGTTTCCATTGAATTAATTATACACCCATATCTATCTAATTACCCCGCTAGTCAagtacttaatttttttttttttttggttgagtCATTTCATGCTGAATGAGACAGATAGAAAACCATGACGGGGCAATCATGGATAGTACTTCTCGATCATGTCTCCCAAGAACTAGCGACTCATGAATATTAACAGGTTCTCTATGGTCATTCAAATTATACTTTGGGATAgattcatatatatatcttgGGTCTAGCAAGATTAGAAATTTAAAACGTTGTACCAATCCAGAAAGCTGTTTTACATTTAAGGTCAACCACAAAGGTTCTCTTGCTTAATTCCAAGCATGCAGGGCACAGTTGACAAATCGTAGGCGCACAAATCAAACATAACTGAATCGAGTATAAGACTTATTATATCAAATCACTCCAACAACCACGCCagaacccaaaagaaaaaagaatatgcttactctatatatatatatatatatatatatatatatatatatatatatatatatatatatatatatatatatatataatataaaataaaaactctCCATGTCAATTTTGTTAACAGCTATGCGTCCACCAAAACAATGTATGAAGGGAGCTGGTCTCTATCAGTTCCTTTATGCAGTGCAGCAAGTAAATCAAATCGGATTTTACTGTGGAAAACTCCttggattaaaaaccacgacttaccacgtaggatttcaactccactacaccgaGCAACTACAGATTACAACtcttgcaacctaggaactaactcacATAATCCCTCAACCCTTACAATACACCCTATTGTAAGCAActcttgactacctctagccaaacgAACTAatacctagactaactctagcctagtgtaccactcagaAGCTTAAGTAGGTAAACAACCTTCAAACAACTTCTGAGAAttcaactaatacacctagactaacttttgcctagtgtaccactcaaaagctacAAACAACTTCTGAGAATTCAAAATACCTACAAATAGCTTCTTGAAAGGTTTACAATTTATACAACAAAAGATAAAGACTCAAACAAATCTAAGGACTTCAACTATCTTTAGTGGTGAGAACAGGTCCTTctgtttgttggaactttgttATTGAGAGCACCTCAAGAGGTGGAGATTTGCACTTAGAATATGAGCAATTTGATTGTGAAAGAATGATATTTTCCTTAAGATATGTTGCGTATATAAGAGAAAAGGCAAGGTGAGAGTGACAAGTCTCCTGGTGCTATACTGCTTCACTGCTACAGTGTCTGTAGCTTTACAGCTGTAGAGTTGACTATATGACGCCCAGGGACTTGATTGAATACCTGGTCTCTCATGCTATCGCAAAGTCTGAAATAACTAGACAACTGTATCCCCCCTGCTAGAGTATCTGATTCTTTATACatatttgtcaaatcatcaaaacaataacaacatagcAACCTTATcagtttccccctttttgatgatggcAAACTTCGAATAGATGCTCCTCCTGAGAACCAGATCCCACTTGTTCCTCTTGCAAAATGAAACATTAACATGTTAGTAGCAACAACAGGATTTATACACACATACCAAGTTATTCTACCAAGTTACCCAATGCCTTCCTCTCACGACATTGCTACTCCACCACCCAAAAAAATTCCCTCTTTTGACATTATCGAAAAGATAGAAGTGTAGCAACATAAACCCAGAGCTATACAACCAACACATTATGAACACAGTCAAGAGTAACAAAAACATATAAGCAGGCATTGTAAAGTGTCGAACAATAGAGGATCAGTAGTGTGAATagcacaaaaataaaataactaaatGCAACAAGTACCAATGTCATTAAAACAAAGAGTAATTAAGAAAGAGCTTGGAAGGAAGATGCACTGAAAGAGCAGAGATAGGCAAGATGGGACAgatcaatttttcttgagggTTTGGAGGATCAGATCAATTCGGTTATTTGTAGCCCTTTGATCTTTGACTATTTGATCTCGTAGCTCCTTATTTTGTTCCTTTAATCTGCTATTCTCAGCTTGCAACGCCGTTACCAGTTTGCTATCTGGACCAGTGTCTCCTACTTGCTTCACCAACTGATCTTTGAGCAAGGCATTTTCTGCTTGTAGGAGTGCAATATCCGTAGTAGCCTTCTCTTGGGCGTCAATCAAACTGGAGATAATGGAATTGTTGCCAGTTCCAACCTTCTTTGGCACACATTCACATTCCTCCAGTGTGGACATTGGACCATTCGCTTGCGATCCCCTTTGCTGGCCTTACCTGTTAGTATCTTGAAGTGGTTAAAGACTTTGGTTAGGAAGAACCCATATGGAAAACCATGCTTGCCTTCTTTAGCATTTATTACCTTAACCATATGTTTAATCATTATAGCGGGCAAGCTAATGGGGGTGAAACTGGCTAAAAGCCCTAAAAGGACTAGGTCCGTGATTGAAGCGGTGCACTTCCCCTCTGATCTTAGAAGCACCACTTTGTTTATGAACTCAAACAAAAGCTGATATTGGCCCTTGAGTTGCTTTTTGAATAGTGTCTCGCTTGTCACTATACCCTCAGTcttcactatcatgtttttGAACCCATCATAAGCATTCCCTCCAACTATTTTTACTCCATCTGTGGGAACTCCACGAATTTCTCCAAGTATTTCTTCATTTGGTTCAAACACCACCTCATTCATAGAGCATGTTAGGGTTAAGTTATCAGTACATGCGAGATTGTAGTAAAACTCTGCTACCTCCTCTTTAAAGCCGCTGGAGGCCGGAGAGACAAGCAAGTGCGTCCATTCTTGAAATTTTACAATCTCCATCAATTCCCTCTTAATGATTTC
It includes:
- the LOC132069200 gene encoding ankyrin repeat-containing protein NPR4-like, with amino-acid sequence MDEMEIEKRLYEAAAEGDIRTLHELLQQDGLILDRLTLTCFNETPLHIAAMRGHVEFVKLILTRNPLLAAELDFRKSSALHVASIKGYPEIVKLLLVVNPEMCLARDRDGRNPLHLAAIKGRVEVIKELIQTSHLAASQTTNRGESILHLCVKHNQLEALKLLMEVISDYQLLNARDGDGYTILHLAVSDKQIETVTYLLRNNQIEVNLQDDNGNTALDILAQSRRDMIDLQIGDTLREAGGLRAKDIPSPNTQNFAKFPNKKSSIHQSHDMAGDWLSKKRDAIMVVASLIATMAFQAGMNPPGGFWQGNEDVDSQGNTLQMPHKAGEAVMAYSHPKSYRYFIRVNSTAFVASLSTILLLISGLPFRKKLFMWSLMVIMWLTVTSTALTYGISIYIVTPKKDREHLGQVIEVAVTVWCFVMALLLLGNTIRLAYKWMRKRHQSEKFERRESSNLVHVNV